In Gemmatimonadota bacterium, the sequence GCCCACGGAAAAGCCGAAGCTGCCGTCGGGCCCGCGCCAGGTGATGACCGGCTCCTCGCCGCAGACCACCGCGGCGTTGCGCCGGTCCCGCCCACGGCGGAATTCCACCGCCAGGGTGTCGCCAGGTTTGAAGTCGGACATCAGCTCAATCAGCCGGAGCCCCGAGGCGGAGACGTCCCGGGAGAGGCTGCTGAGCGGCATGGAGATACTCTGCCGATTGACGCTGGTGATGACGTCGCCGGAGCGGAGCCCGGCCCGGGCGGCGGGGCCGTTGGGGGTGACGCTCTGGACGAGGGCGCCAACCGAGTCGTCGTCCCGGGGACGGAGGTCCAGGGAGATCCCGACCCGCGCGCGGCGGGTGGCGATGACCTGGATCTGGGCCTCCATCAGCTCCTGCTCGGGGGCGGGGGCCCGCTTGACGAAGACCCGCTCCGACTCGGGGCGGCGGGCGGGCTCCTGGCCGGCGAGGGCCGCGGGCGCGAGCGCCACGACGGCAAGGATGGGCAGCGACAGGACGGCGCGCATGGCGGGCTAGAATCCCACGTCGCTCGCGCGCGTGAGGTGGACGTCCACCAGCGCGTCGAGCAACCCCACCCGCTCCTGCCACAGGTGCAGCAGCGCGGCATCGCGCTGCTGGACATCAAGCATCTGCGCCACTTCGAGCCGCCGGTCGACCACCGCGATCCGGTCTTCCAGTTCACCCGCCACCCGCGCGGTCACGCCGTCGGTGACCCGGGCATCGGGATTGTAGGCCTCGAGCACGCGCTCCAGCTGGTGGGAGCGGGTCATGACGTCGTTGATCGCCACGGCGGTGGTGACTTCCGCGGTGGCCTGGCGGCGGGAGACCACCACGGCCGCGAGCGCGGCCGCCGTGGCCAGCGTGGCGATGCCGGCCCAGCGCAGGCGGCGCAGGCGCCGGGTGGCCACCGCCCGCTCGCGCACCACCGGCCAGTGGTCCCGCGCCGGGCGCAACGCGGGCAGCGCCCGGAGCCGGGCCACCCGCTGGTCCACCTGGCGCAGCTCTGCCTGGCAGGCGGGGCAGGCACCCAGGTG encodes:
- a CDS encoding PDZ domain-containing protein; the encoded protein is MRAVLSLPILAVVALAPAALAGQEPARRPESERVFVKRAPAPEQELMEAQIQVIATRRARVGISLDLRPRDDDSVGALVQSVTPNGPAARAGLRSGDVITSVNRQSISMPLSSLSRDVSASGLRLIELMSDFKPGDTLAVEFRRGRDRRNAAVVCGEEPVITWRGPDGSFGFSVGEEENPMAAEALRRTLESPWRMQPDGPPFRPDSVRVASPMRMPAPMYVLGTPLADLELAPMNPELGRYFGVGEGVLVVNVPQGSRLGLKPGDVVLSVDGREPDGPSHLVRILRSYNGRESFTLQVIRMQKRKTITGQVAE